From the genome of Candidatus Electrothrix communis, one region includes:
- a CDS encoding prephenate dehydrogenase/arogenate dehydrogenase family protein, with the protein MSESISEQKSILGTLGPQQSHAWQATTRYAPDAEIKLYPHSGGLVDAFITREVDQIVIPIFNTRQGENKQYFRLFEQVKEGYWLDNIVLPANLSLGVFAPDMRAGEIEVLLGKRAVFRQCEEYICGTFPDAALTSVHNMEQAVRRIQEQGLRNHAVIATAQLLDALGLHIIEREVAPHNRTRYAVLGRDIAQPTGYDATTFITGPLDDRVGLLVDILGEFSRHGINILDMSSENDVKSQKLQIYIEAEGHVEDRAMQEAVVCIEERIIGQRNSMRLLGCFPRVDMRPKYIGSFGFIGTGAMSDWFADRLEHEGYQALMTGRSTELRPEEMIPQVDVVVICVPISFTADTVRQYGPLIEDGKALILLAGESETTIESALEVTGSGVEIMLVHNLWGPQAATMKDKNAIVVRTGRSGKFCSEFEAFLYKHGASIYQDSATKHDLLMGIGQKLPTVISVALAMTLEENGITAEDLASHCTLTSLYPILAMARVHSQNPRTYAEIMSTSGESRKIVHDFATNLERVKSVADQGDQEGIQELCRLMERNGEHLTESFLRNRMEQAKAVDEVLGAII; encoded by the coding sequence ATGTCCGAATCAATATCAGAACAAAAGAGCATCCTCGGCACCCTCGGCCCCCAGCAATCCCATGCCTGGCAGGCTACCACCCGGTACGCGCCTGATGCGGAGATTAAACTCTATCCCCACTCTGGCGGGCTCGTGGATGCCTTTATCACCCGAGAGGTTGATCAGATCGTTATCCCGATTTTCAATACTCGTCAAGGTGAGAATAAACAGTATTTTCGCTTGTTCGAGCAGGTGAAAGAGGGGTATTGGCTGGATAATATAGTCCTACCCGCCAACCTATCCCTTGGTGTCTTTGCCCCGGATATGCGGGCGGGAGAGATTGAAGTATTGCTGGGCAAACGGGCTGTGTTTCGTCAATGCGAGGAGTACATCTGCGGAACCTTTCCTGATGCTGCCCTAACCAGTGTTCATAATATGGAACAGGCTGTTCGCCGGATTCAAGAGCAGGGTTTGAGGAACCACGCAGTTATTGCCACTGCCCAGTTGCTTGATGCCTTGGGTTTGCACATCATTGAGCGAGAGGTGGCCCCTCATAATAGAACCCGTTATGCTGTTTTGGGGCGCGATATAGCACAGCCTACCGGCTACGATGCCACTACTTTTATCACCGGACCGCTTGACGACAGGGTAGGGCTGCTGGTGGATATTCTCGGGGAGTTCTCTCGCCACGGCATCAATATTCTGGACATGAGTTCGGAAAATGACGTGAAATCTCAGAAGCTACAAATTTATATTGAGGCCGAGGGCCATGTAGAAGATCGGGCCATGCAGGAGGCCGTCGTTTGCATAGAGGAGCGGATTATCGGGCAGCGCAACAGCATGCGCCTGCTCGGCTGTTTTCCTCGGGTGGATATGCGGCCCAAATACATTGGTTCGTTTGGTTTTATCGGCACCGGGGCTATGAGCGATTGGTTTGCCGACCGCTTGGAGCATGAAGGCTATCAGGCCCTCATGACCGGGCGGAGCACGGAGCTTCGGCCGGAGGAGATGATTCCTCAGGTTGACGTGGTGGTGATCTGTGTGCCTATTTCCTTTACAGCGGACACCGTCCGGCAATATGGCCCTTTGATTGAGGATGGCAAGGCCCTGATCCTGCTGGCAGGCGAGTCGGAAACCACGATAGAAAGCGCCTTGGAGGTCACAGGCTCAGGGGTGGAGATCATGCTGGTCCATAACCTCTGGGGGCCCCAGGCTGCAACCATGAAGGATAAAAATGCCATCGTGGTTCGCACCGGACGCAGCGGAAAATTCTGCTCCGAGTTTGAGGCTTTTTTGTATAAACACGGCGCAAGCATCTATCAGGATTCAGCAACCAAGCATGATCTGTTGATGGGTATCGGGCAAAAGCTGCCCACAGTCATCTCTGTGGCCCTGGCCATGACCTTGGAGGAAAACGGGATTACTGCCGAGGATCTGGCTTCTCATTGCACCTTGACCTCGCTCTATCCTATTCTTGCTATGGCCCGTGTTCATTCCCAAAACCCGAGGACCTATGCGGAAATTATGTCCACCTCGGGCGAGAGTCGCAAGATTGTCCATGACTTTGCGACAAATCTGGAGCGGGTGAAATCCGTGGCCGATCAGGGTGATCAGGAGGGGATTCAGGAATTATGCAGGCTGATGGAGCGGAACGGCGAGCATCTGACAGAATCCTTTCTCCGTAATCGTATGGAGCAGGCCAAGGCTGTGGATGAGGTGCTGGGTGCGATTATTTAA
- a CDS encoding DUF2442 domain-containing protein, whose amino-acid sequence MPLHIRKAAYLKDYTVEVAFSDGRRGTADLRDALRGPMFDALKDKEMFSRLRVDDELATIVWPNGADLAPEYVYFRAFQDEPGLQEQFVRWGYIAQSVSSA is encoded by the coding sequence ATGCCCCTGCATATTAGAAAAGCTGCATACCTGAAGGATTATACTGTGGAAGTGGCATTCAGCGACGGCAGGAGGGGAACAGCTGATCTGCGTGATGCTCTTAGAGGACCGATGTTTGATGCGCTGAAAGATAAGGAGATGTTTTCCCGGCTGCGGGTTGATGACGAACTGGCAACCATAGTTTGGCCCAACGGTGCCGACTTGGCTCCCGAGTATGTTTATTTCAGAGCGTTTCAAGACGAGCCGGGCTTGCAAGAGCAGTTTGTTCGGTGGGGTTATATCGCGCAGTCTGTTAGCTCTGCTTGA
- a CDS encoding Uma2 family endonuclease, with protein sequence MTQPQTTYEAEYTYADYLSWDDQERWELINGEAWNMSPAPSRSHQRVLVRLLHVLYGHLQNSGCEVYPAPFDVRLPEEESAEDHAVTTVVQPDIFVICDREKLDERGCVGAPDLVVEILSPSTAAKDLKVKRALYEQHGVREYWLFHPVDRTVMVYRPDNDGRYARAEIFDREDLLGSPLFDGLEIQLSEIFQED encoded by the coding sequence ATGACGCAACCTCAAACGACATATGAAGCGGAATACACCTATGCGGATTATTTGTCCTGGGATGATCAGGAACGGTGGGAACTGATCAACGGGGAGGCATGGAATATGTCTCCGGCTCCTTCACGATCCCATCAGAGAGTGCTTGTCAGGCTTCTTCATGTTTTATACGGGCATCTGCAAAACAGCGGATGCGAGGTCTACCCCGCACCCTTTGATGTCCGCCTGCCTGAAGAGGAGAGTGCGGAGGATCATGCCGTCACCACGGTTGTGCAGCCGGATATTTTCGTGATCTGCGACCGGGAAAAACTTGATGAGCGCGGCTGTGTCGGTGCGCCCGACCTTGTTGTCGAAATCCTTTCGCCCTCCACGGCGGCCAAGGATCTGAAGGTCAAGAGGGCCCTCTATGAACAACACGGGGTCCGGGAATACTGGCTGTTTCATCCCGTTGACCGGACAGTCATGGTCTACCGGCCTGATAACGACGGGCGATACGCCAGGGCGGAGATCTTTGATCGGGAGGACCTGCTCGGCTCGCCCCTGTTCGACGGGCTGGAGATACAGCTGAGCGAGATTTTTCAGGAGGACTGA
- a CDS encoding AAA family ATPase, which yields MKKIGLGIQELADFKKYNFIYVDKTKLIYKLIDDGKYYFLSRPRRFGKSLLVDTIKELFSGNKSLFEECWIYDTWDWSQKYPVIKLSFAEISYREHGLEKALELALAKLAMHHDIQLETESYGEQFLEVIQKIGTETPVAVLIDEYDKPIIDYLEKSEFKQALENREILKTLYAGVKDQDKYLRFFFLTGVSKFSRVSIFSDLNHLTDITISKHFSALLGYTAAEIKKYYASYLHSLCQDLEQSEPEIMREITDWYNGYSWDGKNFVFNPYSIINLFYQQAFRNFWFETGTPTFLVKRLKEDNKAVNEEINNRVDEAVFNKYDIENINITAIMFQTGYLTLKAVDYRENKYILDFPNREVRESFLNFAVEHYAGSSFQEMSYIVSTLVDSLARNDIKSFFTALRALFSSITVKQLEKVKNYEGFYHSIIYIVLKILGVQIACEIQSNFGSTDVVIKNDGYIYVMEFKMGKAQTALEQIKKRKYHAPYLADKREVVLVGFGFDKAERNLIDYSIEAAEVP from the coding sequence ATGAAAAAGATAGGATTAGGAATACAGGAATTAGCTGATTTTAAAAAGTATAATTTTATCTATGTGGACAAAACTAAGCTTATATATAAGCTCATAGATGACGGCAAATATTATTTCCTGTCCCGTCCCCGCCGCTTCGGTAAATCCTTGTTGGTTGATACCATTAAAGAACTTTTTTCCGGCAATAAGTCACTGTTTGAGGAATGCTGGATTTATGATACATGGGATTGGTCGCAGAAGTATCCCGTTATCAAACTGAGCTTCGCAGAGATCAGCTACAGAGAACACGGCCTGGAAAAGGCCTTAGAGCTTGCTTTGGCAAAGCTGGCTATGCACCATGATATTCAATTGGAAACAGAAAGTTATGGGGAGCAATTTCTGGAGGTAATCCAGAAAATCGGTACAGAGACCCCGGTAGCGGTGCTCATTGATGAGTATGACAAGCCCATTATTGATTATCTGGAAAAATCCGAGTTCAAACAGGCCTTGGAGAATAGAGAGATACTCAAGACATTGTATGCAGGCGTGAAAGATCAGGATAAATACCTGCGCTTTTTCTTTCTTACCGGGGTGTCGAAATTCAGCCGCGTTTCCATTTTCAGTGATCTGAATCATCTGACAGATATCACCATATCAAAACATTTTTCCGCTCTTTTGGGCTACACCGCAGCTGAAATAAAAAAATATTACGCCTCGTATCTTCACAGTCTCTGTCAGGACCTTGAACAGTCTGAGCCGGAGATCATGCGGGAGATTACTGACTGGTATAACGGGTATTCTTGGGACGGAAAAAACTTTGTTTTTAATCCCTATTCGATAATCAACCTCTTTTACCAGCAGGCCTTTAGGAACTTTTGGTTTGAAACAGGCACGCCGACATTTCTCGTAAAGCGACTGAAAGAGGATAACAAAGCGGTTAATGAGGAAATCAATAACCGGGTTGATGAAGCGGTGTTTAATAAATACGATATTGAGAATATCAATATTACAGCCATCATGTTTCAAACAGGGTATTTAACCCTGAAAGCGGTTGACTATAGAGAGAATAAATATATCCTTGATTTCCCTAATAGAGAGGTGCGGGAATCTTTCCTGAATTTTGCTGTTGAACATTATGCAGGCAGTTCTTTCCAGGAAATGAGCTATATTGTTAGCACCTTGGTTGACTCCCTTGCCCGCAATGATATAAAGAGTTTTTTTACCGCCCTCAGGGCTCTGTTCAGTTCCATTACCGTTAAGCAGCTGGAGAAAGTAAAAAATTATGAAGGGTTTTATCATTCAATAATTTATATCGTTTTGAAAATACTCGGTGTTCAAATAGCCTGTGAGATTCAATCCAATTTCGGCAGCACTGATGTTGTCATCAAAAATGATGGGTATATTTACGTGATGGAGTTTAAAATGGGCAAGGCGCAAACAGCCCTTGAGCAGATTAAAAAAAGAAAATATCATGCCCCTTATCTGGCCGATAAACGGGAAGTTGTGCTGGTCGGCTTCGGGTTTGACAAAGCGGAGCGCAACCTGATTGATTATTCTATTGAAGCGGCAGAGGTGCCGTAG